In a genomic window of Choristoneura fumiferana chromosome 19, NRCan_CFum_1, whole genome shotgun sequence:
- the P5cr-2 gene encoding pyrroline-5-carboxylate reductase-like 2 isoform X2, translating into MKIGFIGGGRLAFALANGFISAGLAKPDEITASVHPADTASAEAFKGLGATALFENRPVVERSEVVIVSVKPEVVGPALREVKDVPASKGKLFISVAMGVSTATIEKNLPAEARVIRVMPNTPALVQQGAAALSRGARATAADAELAAQLFRAVGSCDEVPEYQMDAVTALSGSGPAYVYMLIESLADGGVRCGLPRDLALRLAAQTTLGSATMVRQGGHPAQLKDNVTSPAGSTADGTYHLEQNGFRSAVIGAVKAAADRCKVVNQQLNN; encoded by the exons ATGAAGATCGGATTTATCGGAGGTGGCCGCCTGGCCTTCGCACTAGCCAACGGGTTCATATCCGCAG GATTAGCAAAACCTGATGAGATTACAGCAAGTGTTCACCCGGCAGACACTGCCAGCGCTGAGGCGTTCAAG GGTTTAGGTGCTACGGCGTTGTTTGAGAACCGTCCGGTAGTGGAGCGCTCGGAGGTGGTGATAGTGTCCGTGAAGCCCGAGGTGGTGGGGCCGGCGCTGCGGGAAGTCAAGGACGTGCCGGCGTCCAAGGGGAAGTTGTTCATCTCTGTAGCCATGGGGGTGAGCACGGCCACCATTGAGAAG AACCTTCCAGCCGAAGCGCGCGTGATCCGCGTGATGCCGAACACTCCCGCGCTGGTGCAGCAGGGCGCGGCCGCGCTGAGCCGTGGCGCGCGCGCCACCGCCGCCGACGCCGAGCTGGCCGCGCAGCTGTTCCGCGCGGTCGGCAGCTGCGACGAGGTGCCCGAGTACCAGATGGACGCGGTCACTGCGCTCAGCGGGAGCGGCCCGGCTTAT GTGTACATGCTGATCGAGTCTCTAGCGGACGGCGGCGTGCGTTGCGGCCTGCCCCGCGACTTGGCGCTGCGTCTGGCCGCGCAGACCACGCTGGGGTCTGCCACCATGGTGCGCCAGGGAGGGCACCCCGCCCAGCTGAAGGACAACGTCACCAGCCCCGCCGGCTCTACTGCCGACGGGACATACCATCTGGAGCAGAATG
- the P5cr-2 gene encoding pyrroline-5-carboxylate reductase-like 2 isoform X1 — protein sequence MLKLSVTEAMKIGFIGGGRLAFALANGFISAGLAKPDEITASVHPADTASAEAFKGLGATALFENRPVVERSEVVIVSVKPEVVGPALREVKDVPASKGKLFISVAMGVSTATIEKNLPAEARVIRVMPNTPALVQQGAAALSRGARATAADAELAAQLFRAVGSCDEVPEYQMDAVTALSGSGPAYVYMLIESLADGGVRCGLPRDLALRLAAQTTLGSATMVRQGGHPAQLKDNVTSPAGSTADGTYHLEQNGFRSAVIGAVKAAADRCKVVNQQLNN from the exons ATGTTAAAGC TATCAGTGACCGAGGCCATGAAGATCGGATTTATCGGAGGTGGCCGCCTGGCCTTCGCACTAGCCAACGGGTTCATATCCGCAG GATTAGCAAAACCTGATGAGATTACAGCAAGTGTTCACCCGGCAGACACTGCCAGCGCTGAGGCGTTCAAG GGTTTAGGTGCTACGGCGTTGTTTGAGAACCGTCCGGTAGTGGAGCGCTCGGAGGTGGTGATAGTGTCCGTGAAGCCCGAGGTGGTGGGGCCGGCGCTGCGGGAAGTCAAGGACGTGCCGGCGTCCAAGGGGAAGTTGTTCATCTCTGTAGCCATGGGGGTGAGCACGGCCACCATTGAGAAG AACCTTCCAGCCGAAGCGCGCGTGATCCGCGTGATGCCGAACACTCCCGCGCTGGTGCAGCAGGGCGCGGCCGCGCTGAGCCGTGGCGCGCGCGCCACCGCCGCCGACGCCGAGCTGGCCGCGCAGCTGTTCCGCGCGGTCGGCAGCTGCGACGAGGTGCCCGAGTACCAGATGGACGCGGTCACTGCGCTCAGCGGGAGCGGCCCGGCTTAT GTGTACATGCTGATCGAGTCTCTAGCGGACGGCGGCGTGCGTTGCGGCCTGCCCCGCGACTTGGCGCTGCGTCTGGCCGCGCAGACCACGCTGGGGTCTGCCACCATGGTGCGCCAGGGAGGGCACCCCGCCCAGCTGAAGGACAACGTCACCAGCCCCGCCGGCTCTACTGCCGACGGGACATACCATCTGGAGCAGAATG